CAACGGCGACCGCCATTAGAAAGGGATCTGGGCTGACATGGAGCTGTATGGCTATATTGATGCCAACCGGTGCCATGACGACGGCTGTGGCTGCGTTATTCATGACATCCGATAATGTCATGGTCACAATAAATAAAGCGGATAGCACCACTATCGGTGACCAGCCATCGGCCAGCTGTAGAATGGCATTTGCAATCAGAGTGGTTGAGCCGGTAGTTTCTAATGCGCCGCCGACAGGAATCATTGCACCAACCAGTACAATCACGGGCCAATCGATTGATTCATAAAGATCCCGTGTGGGCACTATGCCTGACAATACCATTAGAAGTGCTGCCAATGATAAGGAAATTGTGAGGCTCATTATTCCTGCTGCGGCCAGTACTACGGCGCCGAACATAAACCCTGTAGCCAGCCATGCATGGCGACGTTTACCGATTTGTAAGCCACGCCATGCCAGCGGTAGCAGCCCCAGGTGTGGAAGGCTGGTTGAAATCACCTCTTCATCGACTTGTAAAAGGAGTACATCTCCTGATCGAAATACGAGTTTATGCAAGCGTGTGCGGATAGTCTTGCCCTGACGTGAGATACCCAGCAGATTAAGACCATAGTGAGATTTAAATCTCAGATTACCGATAACGCGACCAATCAAACGGCTATCGGCAGAGACAACTGCTTCGATAAGTAGCACTTCATCGGAGCTGAACAAAGCACGCGATTTTTCAGTACCTCCTTTGATCATAAGTCCAAGCTTCTCGACGAATTTATCTAATTCTTTGGGGCCTGTTTCCAGGATTAAGATATCTTTCGCTTCGATTATGGTATGACGCGTGGGACGGAGGATACGTTTATTATTGCGGATGAGTCCGGCGATGCATAAGTCGTATTTATCAGCAATATCATCCAGATCGATGACTTTCTTTCCAATGGCAGCCGATGTTTTTGGTACGACTACCTCTGCTACATAAGCATCGATATTAAGTAATTCATCGATTGGCGATATCGATTGGCGCTCTTTCGGAATGAGTTTCCAGCCAAATATCGCAAGAAATAAAATGCCTGCCGTTGCAACTACCAGCCCTACGGGTG
This genomic window from Nitrosomonas cryotolerans ATCC 49181 contains:
- a CDS encoding SLC13 family permease, which codes for MNVDQITIFLLLVCVMGLFIWGRWRYDLVAFAALIAAVLLGLVPPADAFLGFSNSAVITVAAVLVISRGLSASGAIDRLAHVMIPKVQSLALQISGLSGFAAVLSAIMNNVGALALLMPATIDAAKKAKRSPSLLLMPLSFGSILGGLVTLIGTPPNIIIASYRETVIGTPYQMFDFAPVGLVVATAGILFLAIFGWKLIPKERQSISPIDELLNIDAYVAEVVVPKTSAAIGKKVIDLDDIADKYDLCIAGLIRNNKRILRPTRHTIIEAKDILILETGPKELDKFVEKLGLMIKGGTEKSRALFSSDEVLLIEAVVSADSRLIGRVIGNLRFKSHYGLNLLGISRQGKTIRTRLHKLVFRSGDVLLLQVDEEVISTSLPHLGLLPLAWRGLQIGKRRHAWLATGFMFGAVVLAAAGIMSLTISLSLAALLMVLSGIVPTRDLYESIDWPVIVLVGAMIPVGGALETTGSTTLIANAILQLADGWSPIVVLSALFIVTMTLSDVMNNAATAVVMAPVGINIAIQLHVSPDPFLMAVAVGSSCAFLTPIGHKNNALIMGPGGYAFGDYWRMGLPLEIIVTLVSIPMILIVWPL